Proteins co-encoded in one Pelobates fuscus isolate aPelFus1 chromosome 5, aPelFus1.pri, whole genome shotgun sequence genomic window:
- the SLC35E4 gene encoding solute carrier family 35 member E4, producing the protein MCLASSRKDDVKMEHTDGAPSPSTVQPKLDQPPSIKGTNKLYLIAAVLIWLITGSTISSLNKWIFAVYNFKYPLLLSSLHMLTAVLLNYPLLRYGLVKLKDDEVALNTNAKLQVFLLSLTFCSSIAFGNLGLSCVQLSFAQMIYTTTPIFTLVLSKVFLGARPHTLKYTAMIPICLGACFSIIGEVQFDQTGCFYLFASTFLRGLKSIQQSSLLKEERIHSFTLLYLMSIPSFCILFMSAVLFERSVVWEIPQDYDNRLWLFILLSCLGSVLYNLASFCVITLTSAVTIHVLGNLNLVGNLVLSRVLFGSQLTSLSYAGIGLTLAGMFMYHNCNLIEEYFCAKQKSLWSLQQHKSK; encoded by the exons ATGTGTCTAGCCTCCAGCAGGAAAGATGACGTTAAAATGGAACATACTGATGGAGCACCTTCTCCATCCACTGTACAGCCTAAGCTGGATCAACCACCAAGCATCAAAGGAACAAATAAACTGTACCTTATAGCGGCAGTACTCATTTGGCTAATAACTGGCTCCACCATATCAAGCCTTAACAAATGGATATTTGCTGTGTACAACTTTAAGTATCCCTTATTGCTGTCCTCACTCCACATGCTTACAGCAGTCTTGTTGAATTACCCTTTACTACGATATGGGTTGGTAAAGCTAAAAGATGACGAAGTGGCATTAAACACCAATGCCAAACTTCAAGTTTTTCTTTTGAGTTTGACCTTCTGTTCCAGCATAGCCTTTGGGAACCTTGGACTAAGCTGTGTCCAGCTCTCTTTTGCACAAATGATTTACACAACAACCCCCATTTTCACCCTAGTCCTTTCCAAAGTATTCTTGGGTGCAAGACCACATACACTGAAGTATACTGCCATGATCCCTATTTGTTTGGGGGCCTGCTTCAGCAtcattggagaagtgcagttcgACCAAACTGGGTGCTTCTATCTTTTTGCATCTACGTTTCTCAGGGGGCTGAAATCCATACAACAGA GTTCTCTTCTAAAAGAAGAGAGAATTCACTCATTTACACTGTTGTACCTCATGTCCATTCCCAGTTTCTGCATCCTGTTCATGTCTGCAGTGCTATTCGAGCGAAGTGTAGTATGGGAGATTCCGCAAGACTACGACAACAGACTCTGGTTATTCATTCTTCTTAGTTGTCTGGGATCTGTCCTGTACAACCTGGCAAGCTTCTGTGTCATCACATTGACTTCTGCAGTCACCATACATGTGTTGGGCAACCTCAACTTGGTTGGGAACCTTGTGTTATCTCGGGTCCTATTTGGAAGCCAGCTGACGTCTCTCAGTTATGCAGGCATTGGTCTGACTTTGGCAGGGATGTTTATGTATCATAACTGTAACCTTATTGAGGAGTATTTCTGTGCTAAACAGAAGTCTCTTTGGTCTCTTCAACAGCATAAGTCAAAATAA